In a genomic window of Procambarus clarkii isolate CNS0578487 chromosome 12, FALCON_Pclarkii_2.0, whole genome shotgun sequence:
- the LOC138363979 gene encoding glutamate--tRNA ligase-like, with product MGTDYHRFIRELNVLYLDNGLDLITAPDASVSTSPITPGTSTRSTARSISTQTSAPLKTQAAQTAASSIPAPKATSITISTEALADVLSPTTTTTDVTEQASITTRRLQNQPQPQAMRPKSPTTNYATDDNTAMSTSSKTRTKKTRKT from the coding sequence ATGGGAACCGACTACCACCGATTCATCAGGGAACTAAATGTGCTGTACCTAGACAATGGCCTGGACCTCATCACAGCCCCTGACGCAAGTGTCTCTACCTCCCCTATCACACCCGGGACTTCCACAAGGTCGACTGCTAGGTCGATATCAACTCAGACGTCAGCTCCACTAAAGACCCAGGCTGCACAAacagcagcatcttccattccagCCCCGAAAGCTACCTCCATCACAATCTCAACAGAAGCGCTCGCAGACGTGCTGTctccgaccacaaccaccaccgacgTTACCGAACAAGCTTCCATCACAACTCGTCGACTTCAGAACCAGCCTCAACCTCAGGCCATGAGACCAAAATCCCCAACAACGAACTACGCCACGGACGACAACACAGCCATGTCAACTAGCAGCAAGACTCGGACTAAGAAAACACGGAAGACCTAG